Proteins from one Drosophila nasuta strain 15112-1781.00 unplaced genomic scaffold, ASM2355853v1 ctg107_pilon, whole genome shotgun sequence genomic window:
- the LOC132797501 gene encoding uncharacterized protein LOC132797501, protein MDIILIRVYQETEYFSEMKCLKTGSSIMDRKSKLFKCSPYLDEVSILRVKGRIDLIEGVEVNLKRPIILPRRHRFTFLLVESYHRRYHHLYDEIVVNELRQKFLIFGLRALVREVSQTCPACRMRRARPRPPEMGSLPRERLAHHMAPFTYTGVDYFGPIDIIVGRRHEKRWGVLFTCLTIRAAFIARRGCPRRMMSDNGTNFRGASRVLKDEVERISTRDVETKYPEMEFMFIPPGSPHMGGAWERLVRSTKSILTEILPPGGLREEVLRAALADVEGILNSRPLTYVPLESADSEALTPNHFLLGHSSGIRERDSEIHNGDKLAKGFRISSQLADQFWKRWIREYLPTLTRRTKWFQPPPDSIAVNDIVVIADENGKRNSWPKGVVVDVHRSRDEVR, encoded by the exons ATGGATATCATTCTAATACGAGTGTACCAGGAAACCGAGTATTTCAGCGAGATGAAATGCTTGAAAACGGGAAGCAGTATTATGGATCGGAAGAGCAAGCTATTCAAATGCTCTCCGTACTTGGACGAAGTGAGCATACTGCGCGTCAAGGGAAGAATCGACCTAATAGAAGGAGTCGAAGTAAACCTAAAGCGACCCATAATCCTACCAAGAAGACATCGATTTACATTTCTGCTGGTTGAGTCGTATCATCGCCGGTACCATCATCTGTACGACGAGATCGTGGTCAATGAACTACGGCAAAAGTTCCTGATATTTGGTCTGAGAGCCTTGGTGAGAGAGGTTTCTCAAACTTGTCCAGCATGCCGAATGAGGCGCGCGCGTCCTAGGCCTCCAGAAATGGGAAGTCTACCGCGTGAGCGTTTGGCGCACCACATGGCGCCGTTCACCTATACAGGAGTGGATTACTTTGGGCCCATCGACATCATCGTTGGACGACGGCACGAGAAGCGCTGGGGTGTTCTGTTCACATGCCTCACAATTCGTGCC GCATTTATAGCGAGACGTGGTTGCCCGCGACGAATGATGTCCGATAATGGAACTAACTTCCGAGGTGCGAGTAGAGTGTTAAAAGATGAAGTGGAGCGTATATCGACCAGGGATGTGGAGACCAAATACCCAGAAATGGAGTTCATGTTCATTCCGCCAGGCTCACCGCACATGGGCGGTGCATGGGAAAGATTGGTACGCTCAACAAAGTCCATTCTAACGGAGATCTTGCCGCCTGGTGGATTGCGAGAAGAAGTGCTTCGTGCTGCGTTGGCTGATGTGGAGGGTATTCTCAACTCACGCCCACTCACATATGTACCACTGGAATCGGCAGACTCAGAAGCGCTTACACCGAACCATTTCCTCTTGGGCCACTCTAGTGGAATTCGTGAACGAGACAGCGAAATCCATAACGGTGACAAGCTTGCCAAAGGATTCAGAATTTCGAGCCAGTTAGCCGATCAGTTCTGGAAAAGATGGATTCGAGAATATCTGCCAACGCTTACGCGCCGTACCAAATGGTTCCAACCGCCGCCAGATTCGATCGCCGTGAATGacattgttgttatcgcaGATGAGAATGGCAAACGAAACAGCTGGCCCAAAGGAGTTGTGGTAGATGTTCACCGATCGAGAGACGAAGTCAGGTAA